Part of the Streptococcaceae bacterium ESL0687 genome is shown below.
GTAAGCAGAGGGTACCACTTGGGGTTATTGGGATTATCTATGAATCAAGACCTAATGTTACCACTGATGCGGCTTCTTTATGCTTTAAAACAGGGAATGCTGTTATCCTAAGGGGAGGCAAAGAAGCCTTCTATACCAATAAGATGCTGGTTGATATCTTGCGGACAGTTCTTACAGTAGAAGGTTGCTCGCCTTATGCCATCCAATTTGTTGAGGATACTTCTCATGACGTTGCTGATGCCATGATGAAGGCCAATGATTACCTTGATCTTCTCATTCCAAGAGGGGGAGAAGGACTTATTAAAAGAGTTAAGGATACGGCACGAGTTCCTGTGATTGAGACTGGTACTGGGAACAACCATGTCTACATTGATAAGGATGCCCAGCTTGATATGGCTGTAAAAATCGTCTTAAATGCCAAGGCTCAAAGACCTTCAGTATGTAACTCGATTGAGACAGTTCTTATCCATGAAGATATCGCCGAAGAAATTTTACCACTTTTAGAGGCTGAGCTAGTTAACAAGAAGGTTGAGATTCGTGCTGACCAAAGAGCTATGGCCTACTTAACAACTGCTATCCCAGCTGTTGATAAGGACTGGTCAACTGAATATCTTGACTATATTTTAGCCATCAAGGTTGTTGATTCAATTGAAGAAGCCATTGATCACATTAGTAAATACAATACAAAACACTCAGATGCCATCGTTACTGATGACTATTTTGCCTCGCAAAAATTCTTAGAGGAAGTTGATGCAGCAGCTGTTTATACTAATGCTTCAACTAGGTTTACAGATGGTTTTGTCTTTGGTTTCGGGGCAGAAATCGGAATTTCTACTCAAAAAATTCATGCAAGAGGTCCTATGGGACTTGATGAATTGACCTCGACTAAATATGTAATTTATGGAAACGGTCAGATAAGAGAATAAAAAAACTTGGAAATATTTCCAAGTTTTTTTCTTTAGTTTGAAAATATTTCATTTAATGGCTTGCTAAAGAAAAAAGGAAGTTGTATAATATCATTCGTGGATAAAATATATCTATAATAGACTGATGATATCTATAATTAAATTTATTTACTAAGAAAGGAGTAGCTATGCAATTTACCAAGGCATTTGAGCAGGGAGTATGTGTGATGGCCATGTTGACCACTCAAGATCCCAATATCCCTTTAGCCTCAAAAAGTATCCATAAACATCTTGGCGTTTCAATGACCTATATTCAGAAAATAGTTCGGAAACTTGTTGTTTCTAATCTTTTGGTCTCTGTATCAGGCAAGAATGGTGGCTTTCAGCTGGCCAGACCAGCAAGTGAAATTACCTACCTCGATGTTGTTGAGGCCATTGAAGGACCGATTGATACCTTCCCCAATACCAATTTAATTGGGCGGGTTTTAAGAGATATTGCTGATGATGCAAAAATAATTAAGGCAGAAGAAGCCCTTCATGAATCTTTTAGGCAGGCTGACGAATTGTGGAGGCAAAGTCTAGCTGCTAGAAAAATTGATGATCTTGTAAATGAATCTTTAAATGGGAAAGAATTTTATACTATTAATTGGAATGAAATCTCTCCTAAAAATGAGTTATTAGTTAAAAAAATTATTAAAAGGAGGCAGTAAAACTTGATTAGAGAAGAATTTAAAAAAATAAAATCAAATAAACTGCTCATGTCGACTGTCATAGTGGTGTCTTTCCTACCAATTATCTATGCAGGTGTATTCCTAAAATCCCTGTGGGATCCTTATGGGCACCTGAATAATCTTCCTGTTGCTGTTGTCAATGAGGACAGGGCAGCTGATTTTGAAGGTCAAAAACTTGATGTAGGAGATCAGGTGGTAGCCAATCTTAAAAAGAATGAACTTCTTGATTGGAATTTTGTATCAGCTGAGGAAGCTCAGGAAGGTCTAAAGGACAGAAAGTACTACATGGTAGTTACCCTACC
Proteins encoded:
- a CDS encoding glutamate-5-semialdehyde dehydrogenase, with protein sequence MEGLGKKAQKAAHELSLFDADRKNQLLERMADALEIIAPQILEENKKDLARARDNQVSETMEDRLLLTEERIKDMAEGIRKVAALDDPIGSVDKMWRNADNLLIGKQRVPLGVIGIIYESRPNVTTDAASLCFKTGNAVILRGGKEAFYTNKMLVDILRTVLTVEGCSPYAIQFVEDTSHDVADAMMKANDYLDLLIPRGGEGLIKRVKDTARVPVIETGTGNNHVYIDKDAQLDMAVKIVLNAKAQRPSVCNSIETVLIHEDIAEEILPLLEAELVNKKVEIRADQRAMAYLTTAIPAVDKDWSTEYLDYILAIKVVDSIEEAIDHISKYNTKHSDAIVTDDYFASQKFLEEVDAAAVYTNASTRFTDGFVFGFGAEIGISTQKIHARGPMGLDELTSTKYVIYGNGQIRE
- a CDS encoding Rrf2 family transcriptional regulator is translated as MQFTKAFEQGVCVMAMLTTQDPNIPLASKSIHKHLGVSMTYIQKIVRKLVVSNLLVSVSGKNGGFQLARPASEITYLDVVEAIEGPIDTFPNTNLIGRVLRDIADDAKIIKAEEALHESFRQADELWRQSLAARKIDDLVNESLNGKEFYTINWNEISPKNELLVKKIIKRRQ